In one Flammeovirga yaeyamensis genomic region, the following are encoded:
- a CDS encoding DUF4870 domain-containing protein: MDIHNENFHQAEVRPWGMEENQFCALMHIAQFASYVVPVAGIALPIIMWALNKDQSEKIDVQGKHIVNWIISSYLYYIIFGLLSIVLIGIPFVIAVGILSVVCAIIGAVKSREGEVYEYPFTIDFIK; encoded by the coding sequence ATGGACATTCACAACGAAAATTTTCATCAAGCTGAGGTAAGACCTTGGGGGATGGAAGAAAACCAATTTTGTGCTTTAATGCACATTGCTCAGTTCGCAAGTTATGTAGTACCTGTAGCAGGTATTGCTTTACCTATTATCATGTGGGCTTTAAATAAAGATCAAAGTGAAAAAATTGATGTACAAGGAAAACATATTGTCAATTGGATAATTAGTTCTTATTTGTACTACATTATTTTTGGTCTTTTGTCTATTGTCCTAATAGGTATACCTTTTGTAATTGCCGTCGGGATTTTATCAGTGGTTTGTGCTATTATTGGTGCTGTTAAATCAAGAGAAGGTGAAGTATATGAATATCCATTCACTATAGATTTTATTAAGTAA
- a CDS encoding SGNH/GDSL hydrolase family protein: protein MNWIDLAVIEGRCNYVEDAIEVYWPGTSITFNIKGESLKLQMSDDVGESEYLVLVNGIEDHQFIVDKDTTYTVWKSSKVEEATITLHRLNDFSKGTTKITLAELNGDLLEGYRKQKVITYYGNSITVGYANKDTTGNDNPLYTNNYYAYSSLTSRRLSAEQFVIARSGIGVMASWGDYIMPQIYNRVNPKDATTKWDFNKDKTNLVVINLLQNDAWLRNYPDLEQSLKWFGRQQVTDQDVVKAYQNFILNIRKSHPNASIICVLGCMDIVKEEYNYKSIVDQAVSEIKDERIYRLDFPYLASNAHPDIQMHKEMSDILVDYIKEHQLL, encoded by the coding sequence ATGAATTGGATTGATCTAGCAGTGATAGAGGGGCGTTGTAATTATGTGGAAGATGCCATAGAAGTATATTGGCCAGGAACAAGCATCACTTTTAATATAAAAGGGGAGTCTCTAAAACTTCAAATGTCAGATGATGTAGGAGAAAGTGAATATCTAGTTCTTGTCAATGGCATTGAAGATCATCAGTTTATAGTTGATAAAGATACTACATATACTGTATGGAAAAGTTCTAAAGTAGAAGAGGCGACCATAACACTACACCGATTAAATGATTTTTCTAAGGGAACTACCAAAATTACACTAGCAGAATTAAATGGTGATTTACTTGAAGGTTATCGTAAACAGAAAGTGATTACTTATTATGGAAATTCAATTACTGTGGGTTATGCTAATAAAGATACCACTGGAAATGACAACCCACTTTACACCAATAATTATTATGCTTATTCATCTTTAACATCGAGAAGACTTTCTGCGGAACAATTTGTGATCGCAAGAAGTGGAATTGGAGTGATGGCCAGTTGGGGAGATTATATTATGCCTCAGATATACAATAGAGTGAACCCTAAAGATGCCACTACCAAATGGGATTTCAACAAGGATAAAACTAATTTGGTTGTGATTAACTTATTACAAAACGATGCTTGGTTAAGAAACTATCCAGATCTCGAACAATCATTAAAATGGTTTGGTAGACAGCAAGTTACAGATCAGGATGTTGTTAAAGCTTATCAAAATTTTATTTTGAACATAAGGAAAAGTCATCCTAATGCATCAATAATATGTGTGTTGGGTTGTATGGATATTGTAAAAGAGGAATATAATTATAAAAGTATTGTAGATCAGGCAGTATCTGAAATAAAAGATGAGCGTATATATCGCTTGGATTTTCCTTATTTAGCTTCAAATGCTCACCCCGATATCCAGATGCATAAAGAAATGTCTGATATTTTAGTTGACTATATTAAAGAGCATCAATTGCTTTAA
- the galK gene encoding galactokinase: MQTTAIVAKFEELFKNEPLISRAPGRVNIIGEHTDYNDGFVLPASVDKEMVFAIALNGTDTVNAFALDLNEQDSFKLDSIVPTEGWINYIKGVVAETAKKGLEPQGFDVVFAGDVPLGAGMSSSAALECGLATGLNKLFNGDLSKLDIVLASQMSEHNYAGVKCGIMDQFASTYGQTNKVIKLDCRTKEYEYHTLDITGHKLVLCNTNVTHSLASSEYNTRREQCEAGVEVIKKKYPEIINLRDVTVEMMKEFEGEMDQVIYNRCSYVVEENDRLEKACEFMDKGDLVNLGKMIYGSHEGLSKKYEVSCPELDFLVEQTLDDDSVLGARMMGGGFGGCTINLVKEDAVDAFIDRMTKAYKDGMGKDMLAYVVVIGPGARTEEAVEA, translated from the coding sequence ATGCAAACAACAGCAATCGTAGCTAAGTTCGAAGAACTATTTAAAAACGAACCACTAATTTCAAGAGCTCCAGGTCGTGTAAACATTATCGGTGAGCATACAGACTACAACGATGGTTTTGTATTACCAGCATCAGTAGATAAAGAAATGGTATTTGCTATCGCTTTAAACGGTACAGATACAGTAAATGCTTTTGCATTAGACTTAAACGAGCAAGATTCATTCAAATTAGACTCGATTGTACCCACTGAAGGTTGGATTAACTATATCAAAGGTGTTGTTGCAGAAACAGCTAAAAAAGGTTTAGAACCACAAGGTTTTGATGTTGTATTTGCAGGCGATGTGCCTCTAGGAGCAGGTATGTCATCTTCAGCTGCATTAGAATGTGGTTTGGCTACTGGTCTTAATAAACTATTTAATGGCGATCTATCTAAATTAGATATCGTTTTAGCTTCTCAAATGTCTGAGCATAACTATGCAGGTGTGAAATGTGGTATCATGGATCAGTTTGCTTCTACTTATGGTCAAACAAACAAAGTAATCAAGTTAGACTGTCGTACTAAAGAGTATGAGTACCATACTTTAGACATCACAGGTCATAAACTTGTATTATGTAATACAAATGTAACTCACTCTTTAGCTTCATCAGAGTACAATACTCGTAGAGAGCAATGTGAAGCAGGTGTTGAGGTAATCAAAAAGAAATATCCAGAAATCATCAACCTTCGTGATGTAACGGTTGAAATGATGAAGGAATTCGAAGGCGAAATGGATCAAGTAATCTACAACAGATGTTCTTATGTTGTTGAAGAAAACGACCGTTTAGAAAAAGCTTGTGAATTTATGGACAAAGGTGATTTGGTGAACTTAGGTAAAATGATCTATGGTTCTCACGAAGGCCTTTCTAAGAAATATGAAGTGTCATGTCCTGAGTTAGACTTCTTAGTTGAGCAAACTCTTGATGATGACAGTGTGTTAGGTGCGCGTATGATGGGCGGTGGCTTCGGTGGCTGTACTATCAACTTGGTAAAAGAAGATGCAGTAGATGCATTCATCGACCGTATGACTAAAGCCTACAAAGATGGCATGGGTAAAGACATGTTGGCTTATGTAGTTGTTATCGGGCCAGGTGCTAGAACTGAGGAAGCTGTAGAGGCTTAA
- a CDS encoding FixH family protein — MKKSLIFVYTFLLSVAFFSCNNDDSTEIIPGDDLNIIASSSNDEGIELTLKSSKEMLYEGVNNVKFDITQGELPEGGEWKIIPVMQMMMNGEPAHQHSTPLRGFDVGMSNETTGEGQILFVMPTSEMGTWTLHVSYYVNDTMEGMWMMPIEVNAIEFLLPAANYKTVIMVPIPGSDDRLVLGYNFLSGDPSVGNNDYEILAFRRTPAMMSHGRLSNEHMFETYTAYNDLTFEVTPWMPSMSHGSSNNEHPMETADGVYTGLVNFSMVGDWQLQLNVKDGEQQLIEEDGLSFYLEF, encoded by the coding sequence ATGAAAAAATCATTAATTTTCGTATATACTTTTCTTTTATCAGTAGCTTTCTTTTCATGCAACAATGATGATTCAACAGAAATTATTCCTGGAGATGACTTAAATATTATTGCTTCTTCTTCTAATGATGAGGGGATCGAATTGACCTTGAAATCATCAAAAGAAATGCTTTATGAAGGAGTAAATAATGTAAAATTTGATATCACTCAAGGTGAATTGCCAGAAGGTGGAGAATGGAAAATAATACCTGTGATGCAGATGATGATGAACGGAGAACCTGCACACCAACACTCTACACCACTTAGAGGATTTGATGTTGGAATGTCTAATGAAACCACGGGAGAAGGACAAATACTTTTCGTTATGCCAACATCCGAAATGGGAACATGGACACTTCATGTATCTTATTATGTGAATGATACTATGGAAGGGATGTGGATGATGCCGATTGAAGTAAATGCCATTGAATTCTTATTGCCAGCAGCAAATTACAAGACAGTGATTATGGTGCCAATTCCAGGTTCAGATGACCGTTTAGTCTTAGGTTACAACTTCTTATCAGGTGATCCTAGCGTGGGAAATAACGATTATGAAATTCTTGCCTTCAGAAGAACACCAGCAATGATGAGTCATGGTAGATTATCAAATGAGCATATGTTTGAAACTTATACAGCTTACAATGATCTAACATTTGAAGTAACTCCATGGATGCCATCAATGAGTCATGGTTCTTCAAATAATGAGCATCCAATGGAAACAGCCGATGGCGTTTATACAGGATTAGTCAACTTCTCTATGGTAGGAGATTGGCAATTACAGTTAAATGTAAAAGACGGAGAACAACAGCTTATTGAGGAGGACGGATTATCATTCTATTTAGAATTCTAA
- a CDS encoding heme NO-binding domain-containing protein translates to MYGIVNKAIQGLVTENFGEEKWEAILKKSGVDIELFAGNEIYDDKITFDLAIAASEVLELPLSDVLVAFGKYWVLTTAKKHYGSLMDTGGNNLKDFFVNLPNFHSRVMLLYPNIQPPEFDIEVLEEKKLKVKYFSVREGLTDFVHGLLLGLGEAFDTEVEVEFLTGRVDGLRHDEFTVAW, encoded by the coding sequence ATGTACGGAATTGTAAATAAGGCTATCCAAGGACTAGTTACAGAAAATTTTGGAGAAGAAAAGTGGGAAGCTATTCTTAAAAAAAGTGGTGTTGACATCGAACTATTTGCTGGAAATGAGATATACGACGATAAAATCACATTTGATTTAGCAATCGCGGCTTCAGAGGTATTAGAATTACCTTTATCAGATGTCTTAGTAGCCTTTGGAAAATATTGGGTACTGACTACTGCAAAAAAACATTATGGTTCCTTAATGGATACCGGAGGAAATAACCTAAAAGACTTTTTTGTTAATCTACCAAATTTTCATAGTAGGGTGATGTTATTGTACCCTAACATTCAACCACCTGAGTTTGATATAGAAGTATTGGAAGAGAAAAAACTCAAAGTAAAATATTTTTCTGTTAGAGAAGGTCTAACTGACTTCGTCCATGGGTTATTACTTGGTCTTGGAGAAGCATTTGATACTGAAGTAGAAGTAGAGTTTCTAACAGGTAGAGTTGATGGGCTCAGACATGATGAATTTACAGTAGCGTGGTAG
- a CDS encoding TonB-dependent receptor plug domain-containing protein, with amino-acid sequence MQNVFIIMVLLILSSAISTFSQDKDSLKTVYLGEVLIQSDTITNNDYQLTIDQLMNQQTDLNVVKRGGFAWEPIIDGFSDGQITVSVDGMRVFYACTDKMDPATSYLEPINLSTFRVAKAGDAQRFGTSLGGTLQAEMKYPELNQGTHAGIQSFYSSNTNGYDGNLFVEQSSEKFGFRYSGALRKHGIYRDGHGQEVPYTQFQKQNHTLTTVFKPNHQHEFKGLFMFDEGRDIGYPALPMDVSSATAYMGNIGYKNHVSDRTFELLQAKVYVNSVEHIMDDTKRENVAMHMDMPGRSTTFGAWFQADRNTELHHQEIRVEGFSNHLFADMRMYSPIGGPDMYLMTWGDIQRNNASLFLLDEWELDPRLTWTNNLRAEYNYTELTNDFARKQFETLNTYIEDGKHHITGNFSSSFLYQLNDAWSSNFGIAFTHRAPTASEMYGYYLFNARDRFDYVGNPDIETEKAFEFNFNIGYEKNGWKFAFNARKVFLDDYIVGVIQEDLNASTPGALGVKKYENVGKANTSHLSMLMGKEISNWLYYQINFRMDNGFIDALHTPTPYMSPLMVDQRVAINIKKLQVGLNYTYCDGMSTPADVLGEQKTSAYHLFDLSLDYGISLRKGTLNLSAKAENIFDAYYIDPFAWNNIPNMGRNLKFGVGYTF; translated from the coding sequence ATGCAAAACGTATTCATTATTATGGTACTACTTATTTTGAGTAGTGCCATTTCTACTTTTTCTCAGGATAAAGATTCATTAAAAACGGTTTATCTAGGTGAGGTTTTGATACAATCCGATACCATCACCAATAACGATTATCAGTTAACGATAGATCAGTTAATGAATCAGCAAACCGATTTGAATGTAGTCAAAAGAGGTGGTTTTGCTTGGGAACCCATTATCGATGGCTTTTCTGATGGTCAGATTACCGTGTCTGTAGATGGTATGCGTGTTTTTTATGCATGTACAGATAAAATGGATCCTGCAACATCTTATTTGGAACCCATCAATTTATCGACTTTTAGAGTTGCGAAGGCTGGAGATGCTCAACGTTTTGGTACATCTCTTGGAGGTACTTTACAAGCTGAGATGAAATACCCAGAATTAAATCAAGGAACTCATGCTGGTATACAAAGTTTCTACAGTAGCAACACGAACGGTTATGACGGTAACTTGTTTGTAGAGCAATCTTCAGAAAAGTTTGGTTTCAGATATTCTGGTGCTTTAAGAAAGCATGGTATTTATAGAGATGGACATGGTCAAGAAGTTCCGTATACTCAATTTCAGAAACAAAATCATACCCTAACGACTGTATTCAAGCCCAATCATCAACATGAATTTAAAGGGCTTTTTATGTTTGATGAAGGAAGAGATATCGGTTATCCTGCTCTTCCAATGGACGTGAGTTCTGCTACAGCCTATATGGGAAACATCGGCTATAAAAACCATGTAAGTGATAGAACTTTTGAGCTTTTACAAGCTAAAGTGTATGTCAATTCTGTCGAGCATATTATGGATGATACCAAGCGTGAAAATGTGGCGATGCACATGGATATGCCGGGTAGAAGTACCACTTTTGGAGCATGGTTTCAAGCCGATAGAAATACAGAATTGCATCATCAAGAAATCCGTGTGGAAGGTTTTTCTAACCACCTTTTTGCAGATATGCGAATGTATTCACCTATTGGTGGTCCCGATATGTATTTAATGACTTGGGGAGATATTCAAAGGAATAATGCATCATTATTCTTGTTAGATGAATGGGAATTAGATCCTCGTTTAACCTGGACGAATAACCTACGAGCAGAATACAATTATACGGAGCTCACTAATGATTTCGCTCGCAAGCAATTTGAAACGCTTAATACTTATATAGAAGATGGAAAGCACCACATTACAGGTAATTTTTCTTCATCTTTCCTTTATCAGTTAAACGATGCATGGTCATCAAATTTCGGAATAGCATTTACACATAGAGCACCTACAGCATCCGAGATGTATGGGTATTACTTATTTAATGCTAGAGATCGATTTGATTATGTAGGTAATCCAGATATTGAAACTGAAAAAGCCTTTGAGTTTAATTTCAACATTGGTTATGAAAAGAACGGTTGGAAATTCGCATTTAATGCACGTAAAGTATTTTTGGATGACTACATAGTAGGTGTTATTCAGGAAGATTTAAACGCAAGTACGCCAGGAGCATTGGGGGTGAAAAAATATGAAAATGTTGGAAAAGCGAATACCTCTCATTTGAGTATGTTGATGGGTAAGGAAATCAGTAATTGGTTGTATTATCAAATCAATTTTAGAATGGACAATGGCTTTATTGATGCCTTGCATACACCAACTCCATATATGAGTCCGTTAATGGTAGATCAAAGAGTTGCTATAAATATCAAAAAATTACAAGTAGGGTTAAACTATACCTATTGTGATGGAATGAGTACTCCAGCAGATGTATTGGGTGAACAGAAAACATCTGCTTATCACCTTTTTGATCTGAGTTTGGATTATGGTATTTCTCTAAGAAAAGGAACATTGAATTTATCAGCAAAAGCTGAAAATATTTTTGATGCCTATTATATCGATCCTTTTGCTTGGAATAACATTCCTAATATGGGAAGGAACTTGAAATTTGGGGTAGGGTATACTTTCTAA
- a CDS encoding GNAT family N-acetyltransferase, whose amino-acid sequence MIIKRLSSQEIDFPKWDNFINRYGKGLLYMQSWFLELFDENWGAFIVYDKDQMIGVLPYQYQIKWGIMKIINNPFVNELGIIYHPDHKQIQFKLFKSFKEFQFISSYKFNVDNTKTVHRRIKYEATYHLSLNKSYEEISAQYNKNLKRKLKKSEDLNFTQEGNIEDLIQLFKENVAHKINQIEEHQYDLLRKIYKALKSRNIAQVYATEINAKVISAVLMIQQGNRLIYYFAASSEKAKSVNAQAYLIDQLIKEYSERDLIFDFEGGDIPGLAQFYSSFGADRKQIPVFRQMLTERLKNFFIKK is encoded by the coding sequence ATGATCATAAAACGCCTCTCAAGTCAAGAAATTGATTTTCCCAAATGGGATAATTTTATTAACCGATATGGAAAAGGATTGCTCTACATGCAATCGTGGTTTCTAGAATTATTTGATGAAAATTGGGGTGCTTTTATAGTTTATGATAAAGATCAAATGATTGGTGTGCTCCCATACCAATATCAAATAAAATGGGGGATAATGAAGATAATAAATAATCCCTTTGTCAATGAACTAGGGATTATTTATCATCCTGATCATAAACAAATTCAATTCAAATTATTCAAGTCGTTTAAAGAGTTTCAGTTTATTTCTTCTTATAAATTTAATGTGGATAATACTAAAACTGTCCATAGAAGAATTAAATATGAGGCCACTTATCATCTCTCTTTAAATAAGTCTTATGAGGAAATAAGTGCCCAATACAATAAGAATCTAAAGCGTAAATTGAAAAAATCTGAAGATTTAAATTTTACTCAAGAGGGAAATATAGAAGACCTCATCCAATTATTTAAAGAGAATGTAGCTCACAAAATCAATCAAATCGAAGAACATCAATATGACCTTTTGAGAAAGATTTATAAGGCATTAAAGTCTAGAAATATTGCTCAAGTGTATGCTACTGAAATAAACGCCAAAGTGATTTCCGCAGTATTAATGATTCAACAAGGAAATCGATTGATATACTATTTTGCCGCATCATCTGAAAAGGCAAAATCTGTTAACGCCCAAGCTTACTTGATTGATCAACTAATTAAAGAGTATTCAGAGAGAGATTTAATTTTTGATTTTGAAGGCGGAGATATACCTGGCTTAGCTCAATTTTACAGTAGTTTTGGTGCCGATAGAAAGCAAATACCTGTATTTAGACAAATGCTAACTGAAAGATTAAAAAATTTCTTCATTAAGAAATAA
- a CDS encoding UDP-glucose--hexose-1-phosphate uridylyltransferase: protein MKFNFEDHPHRRYNPLTGEWIQVSPHRAKRPWQGQVEKIEEEQRPEHDPDCYLCAGNTRVGGEVNPDYKDTFSFQNDFAALLEDIPSGEVNEHNGLFRAKSERGLCKVICFSPRHDLTIPEMEVGGIRKVVDLWCKEYTELGERDYINHVQIFENKGSVMGCSNPHPHGQIWAQESVPLEPAKKAVNQKEYFEKHGRTLLSDYIKVEIEQGTRVVYENEHFVALVPYWAVWPFETMIVPKRAVSKITDLTEEEKDAYAVAYKQLTVKYDNIFEVSFPYSAGIHQAPTDGEDHPEWHMHMCFYPPLLRSATVKKFMVGYEMLANAQRDITAETAAARIREQSSVHYKQRELAEDNNR, encoded by the coding sequence ATGAAATTTAACTTTGAAGACCATCCTCACAGACGATACAATCCACTAACAGGTGAATGGATTCAAGTATCTCCACATAGAGCGAAGAGACCTTGGCAAGGACAAGTAGAGAAGATTGAAGAGGAACAACGTCCGGAACACGATCCAGACTGTTACCTATGTGCGGGTAATACGCGTGTAGGTGGTGAAGTTAATCCTGATTATAAGGATACATTTTCTTTCCAAAATGATTTTGCCGCTTTATTAGAAGATATTCCTTCTGGAGAAGTAAACGAACATAACGGTTTGTTTAGAGCAAAAAGTGAAAGAGGTCTATGTAAGGTGATTTGTTTCTCACCTCGTCACGACTTAACTATTCCAGAAATGGAAGTAGGCGGAATCCGTAAAGTGGTTGACTTATGGTGTAAGGAATATACTGAACTAGGTGAAAGAGATTACATTAATCACGTTCAAATTTTTGAGAACAAAGGTAGTGTAATGGGTTGTTCTAACCCTCACCCACATGGTCAGATTTGGGCACAAGAATCTGTTCCATTGGAGCCTGCTAAAAAAGCAGTCAACCAAAAAGAATATTTCGAAAAGCATGGTAGAACATTGCTTTCGGACTACATCAAAGTAGAAATTGAACAAGGCACTCGTGTAGTTTATGAGAACGAACACTTTGTTGCACTTGTACCTTATTGGGCAGTTTGGCCTTTCGAAACAATGATCGTTCCTAAGAGAGCAGTTTCAAAGATCACTGACCTTACTGAAGAAGAAAAAGATGCTTATGCAGTTGCTTACAAGCAATTAACTGTAAAGTATGACAATATATTTGAGGTATCCTTCCCTTACTCTGCTGGTATTCACCAAGCACCAACAGACGGAGAAGATCACCCAGAGTGGCATATGCACATGTGTTTCTACCCTCCTTTACTTCGTTCTGCAACAGTGAAGAAGTTTATGGTAGGTTACGAAATGCTAGCAAACGCTCAAAGAGATATTACAGCAGAAACTGCGGCTGCAAGAATCAGAGAACAATCTTCTGTGCATTACAAGCAGCGTGAGTTGGCTGAAGATAACAATCGTTAG
- the galE gene encoding UDP-glucose 4-epimerase GalE codes for MKKKILVTGGLGYIGSHTSVELINKGFEVVIVDNLSNSEKGALDGIEKISGVRPTFYEFDLLDSEQLDNLFKTEKLDGIIHFAASKAVGESVDKPRLYYRNNLQTLLNLLDAMVAHGVDNIVFSSSCTVYGQPDVLPVTEQTPVQPALSPYGNTKQICEEILRDTVAADANVKAVALRYFNPVGAHASAEIGELPLGVPQNLMPFITQTGVGKREMLSVFGDDYDTKDGTCVRDYIHVVDLAQAHIVALNRMIEGNQKSEYEFFNVGTGTGSTVLEVIQSFEKTSGEKLNYKIVERRAGDIEKIYADTTFSNKELGWSSEKTLDDMTSSAWKWQLHLKEKEAETV; via the coding sequence ATGAAAAAGAAAATATTAGTCACTGGAGGTTTAGGGTACATCGGATCTCACACTTCAGTAGAATTAATCAATAAAGGTTTTGAAGTAGTAATTGTCGATAATTTATCGAATTCAGAAAAAGGAGCGTTGGATGGCATCGAAAAGATTTCAGGTGTTAGACCCACTTTTTATGAGTTCGATTTATTGGATTCTGAGCAATTAGATAATTTGTTCAAAACAGAAAAATTAGATGGTATTATCCACTTTGCCGCATCAAAAGCTGTGGGTGAATCGGTAGATAAACCACGTTTATATTACAGAAACAACCTTCAAACGCTACTGAACCTATTGGATGCAATGGTAGCACATGGAGTTGACAATATTGTATTCTCATCATCTTGTACTGTATATGGTCAGCCAGACGTGCTTCCTGTTACAGAACAAACTCCAGTACAACCTGCTTTATCACCTTACGGTAATACGAAGCAGATTTGTGAAGAAATTTTGAGAGATACTGTTGCAGCAGATGCAAATGTAAAAGCTGTAGCACTTAGATACTTCAACCCAGTGGGTGCTCATGCTTCTGCTGAAATTGGTGAATTGCCACTTGGTGTTCCTCAAAACCTAATGCCTTTCATTACACAAACAGGTGTTGGTAAACGTGAAATGCTTAGCGTATTTGGTGACGATTACGATACGAAAGATGGTACTTGTGTTCGTGATTATATCCACGTTGTTGATTTGGCTCAAGCACATATCGTTGCATTAAATCGTATGATTGAGGGGAACCAAAAATCAGAGTACGAATTCTTTAATGTAGGTACTGGTACTGGTTCAACAGTATTAGAAGTCATCCAATCTTTCGAGAAAACATCTGGTGAGAAATTAAATTACAAGATTGTCGAAAGAAGAGCGGGAGATATCGAAAAAATCTATGCAGATACTACTTTCAGTAACAAAGAATTAGGTTGGTCTTCGGAAAAAACATTAGACGACATGACTTCTTCTGCTTGGAAATGGCAATTGCATTTAAAAGAAAAAGAGGCTGAAACAGTCTAA
- a CDS encoding LacI family DNA-binding transcriptional regulator → MKNRKPTIKDIARRLDISVSTVSRALRNADDINPVTKRKVLELAEKIGYKKSVLAAGLASKKSFLIGVIIPEITVPFFGNVIIGIEEFLKPLGYDLIILHSDENVTNESECIDLLMDRQVDGIMISLSMNTKNDDHLKRAMEQEIPVVIFDRYLPDSILPIPRVIIDDFDAGYQATTHLINKGYKRIAFITGPVDMFISQQRQEGYIRAMERNGRSTSADLIVPATDLRRSVGTALDKLMVLKDKPDAILAFNDPIAFKLMRLLHKRDIKIPKEVAVMGISGDAMGELFYPSLTTISQPAKDMGYWAANLLKDRMDAMKKAKDDGKVFIPMSIQKILPIKLIEREST, encoded by the coding sequence ATGAAAAATAGGAAGCCTACCATTAAGGATATAGCAAGAAGATTAGATATTTCGGTGTCAACTGTCTCAAGGGCACTAAGAAATGCAGATGATATTAATCCCGTGACCAAACGCAAGGTGCTAGAGCTTGCCGAGAAAATCGGTTATAAGAAAAGTGTGCTTGCGGCAGGGTTAGCGAGTAAAAAGTCCTTTTTAATTGGCGTAATCATACCAGAAATCACGGTTCCCTTTTTCGGTAATGTTATTATAGGCATCGAAGAATTCTTAAAACCTTTAGGTTACGATTTGATTATTCTACACTCAGATGAGAACGTGACCAACGAGAGTGAGTGTATTGATCTATTAATGGATAGACAGGTGGATGGTATTATGATATCATTATCGATGAATACCAAAAATGATGATCATTTAAAAAGGGCAATGGAACAAGAAATTCCCGTAGTGATATTTGACCGTTACCTTCCAGATTCAATTTTACCTATTCCAAGAGTAATTATTGATGACTTCGATGCAGGATATCAAGCAACAACACATCTTATTAATAAAGGATATAAAAGAATAGCATTTATAACAGGTCCTGTTGACATGTTTATTTCCCAGCAAAGGCAGGAAGGATACATTCGGGCAATGGAGAGAAATGGCCGTTCAACATCGGCAGATTTGATTGTGCCTGCAACTGACCTAAGAAGAAGTGTCGGTACCGCTTTGGATAAACTGATGGTTTTAAAAGATAAACCAGATGCTATTTTGGCTTTCAACGATCCAATTGCATTTAAACTCATGCGTCTATTGCATAAACGTGATATTAAGATTCCAAAAGAGGTAGCAGTAATGGGTATTTCTGGTGATGCAATGGGAGAGTTGTTTTACCCAAGTTTAACCACTATCTCTCAACCGGCGAAAGATATGGGTTATTGGGCGGCGAACTTATTAAAGGATCGTATGGATGCCATGAAGAAAGCGAAAGATGATGGGAAGGTATTTATACCAATGTCAATTCAGAAGATTCTACCAATTAAATTGATCGAGAGAGAAAGTACATGA